The nucleotide sequence AATCATTTTCCTATCTACCATTACTAGGAAACAGAATTGTCCACAGTCCTCAGGAGAAACGGTGAAAAAGAAGTTTATGTGACTGCTATGGATTTTAATACAGTTGCTGTTGGTTGCAGATGCTCATGCTGTGAATAACAAATGCAAATGCAGGTATAGTTTTTTCCAGTGGGATATAAAACTAGGTTTCTTCTTTGCCAGCACCAAATTAAGTCTCAGGCACTGTCCAAAACTGGAATAGGCTCCCTAAAGTCTTTTGTCTTGATATTTTTTTGCCTGTAAGACACAGTGCTGGGTTGGACATGAGCTCTTGAAATCAGCAACTTCCCATCTAAAACTGCTTCCTTTTTGGGGTTCATGGGACATTTGGCAAGGAATAAATTGAAAAGCAACTGCTCTTTTCTTTGTGTATTAAGCTCTGCTTGTGAGCAAGGAAGGAACACGGCCCTTGCTAATGCTGTTGGAGAGCCTACAACCACCAGCCCTGATCCCTCTTCCCACTCCTGGTGCAGAGCATTAAGGCTTTGAAGGTTTGCTCTCCCTTTGCTGGATTCTTGTGCAGCTGTCAGGCAAGGCAACAGCACACACACAATCCATCCAGGGCATAtcataattattattataacaaAGTGTTATTTTATCAACAGTCTCCATCAATTGGACATCTAGTCAGactaaaaaaaagacaacaaaaaaaactaAAGCATTTACTTCAGGCACTGTTTCACATGTTTCTGTTCCCATTTCAGTTATTTCTTAAGTGTTGTTTCCATCTTGCtatatttcagagaaatgtaTCTGATCATACAACGATGTATAAAGTCATTATATGAAAAGGTTTCTAAATGCATAACAAgcaatcaaaatgaaaatatgcttAACATGTTTTCAGCCTACTTTTATCTTAGCCATTGTTTTGCAttcagaagtaaaacaaaacaacacctCACccaaaaaattaagcaaaaccATAAATTTTAGTTAACTGTatcaatttaaataattaactAACTGTTTTACTTTTCACAACATCAGAAGCTTGAAGactaaaaaccaaaacaaaaatcatgaCATACAACATCCAGTTCCTCCCTGGCATTATTCCACATAAATCAGTGGTATTACACTGGAGATTAATTTACAACACTGATGTGAATTAGAGGTCTGTTCTATACAGCAACCTCATCAcaacatacacacaaaaaaataaccaaaacatTATGAGCATcacaaatgcacagaaaaaattaCGCACTTTCAAATCTATTTCTAAGCAAACAGTACATACTATTTCAATAAGGAATTTTTactatttagaaaataattatgctaaattttctgagaaagaagGTTTCATAATTATGTAAAATACTTGATAGAATTCCACCCAGGAGAATGTGAAGCTCCTCTAGAGCTCAGTTTCCACATATCCTATTGAAATATGACCAGTGATAAGTTATGCAATGAATCTTCAAACACTGTTTTAATCCAGTTTCAAAGATTGATCTGAGTACTCAAGTCTGCTCAGCAAAGGGCAGTCACCACCTATACAATACACATCAATGTAAACTAATGAATTTCTCCTCCCAGTAGAAAACCATTCATCTTTCCCTCCTCTATTAAATACTGTGCCTAAGTTCAGTTTTGCTGGGCAAACAGGTTGCTTCTGTTGAGCTGCCTTACTAGTGAAGTTAGTTAGAGGCTGTATCTCCCACCTCACCACAGAGGCAGGCAGATGCTCTGCCAGTTCATCCCTTCTTTGCTCAGGGAGCTCGAGACCGCacagaggcaggagaagaaagaagtgaaTACAGAACACCTCTCTCTTCCAGCGGCTCGCTCGACTCTCAAACACATCTGTAATGTTTAAGGCTGCCTCTGCCTTTCAAAGACAAATCTCTGCCAGGGGATGGTGTTCTCCATCCAGCTGCGGTTTCATGACCCGAACCCGCTGCTCAGCCAGTGCCCTACATAGCACTACATACTTTGCCAGATTGAAACTCATCCGTCATCGCTCGGTTTTCCTATCTGCGAGTGACCCGAAACCTTTAAGGCTACCCACAGCCGACCAGTGAAGTTGCTtaggagctgtgtgctggctACGGAgtggtttattttctcttttccaattTTCGTCTGCCTTGGAGCCAGACTCTTTCTTGCTCCTTGGGAAGTTGGCTGTGCCCTCGCTGCCCCTTCCCTCACGGGGACCGTGCCCAGGCGCAGTGCGCTCACTTGAAGGAAACGCAGCGATAAAATATTAAAGCCCTTCCTTGCTCGGGGATCTCTGCGCCGCCTCGCTAGCGGGGAGCACCGCGACCCTCCGCGAGGGAGCCGgagccgcgcccgccccgccccgcgcaccgCGCCcgcccagcggggcagggacaccccccGGGACCGTAGCCCCCCGATCCGTAACCAGCGACACTTTCCCCGGGACACCCCGACACATGGGGGCTGGCTCTCCCCTCGGCACTGAAAGGcgggagcagcccaggctgccccacGGAGTGTGTGTGGGGAAATACTCCCACGCCGAGCTCCGGACGGGGCATTTTAGGCAGTCCTGTCCCTCCCCCACAACGCgcaaaatgaaatttgaacTATGGCGGTGCCAGAGCGGAGTGAGGGGAAAGGGGGCAGCCCCCAACTCTCTCCAGCTACATGTTGCTTTGGGACAGCAAGGGCTGAGGGTTGCGGCTGTACTTAAGGGTACACCGCCATGCACCCGCCGGGGACGGGGACGAGGGGGACGACACCGGGGCGCGGGCAGCACTTACTGAAGAAGATGTATTCGGTATAGCTGCTCCAGATCTTGTCATCCCTGTACTGATTGATGAAGGCGGCGGTGCCGGTGGAGTTGCAAGCCACCATGTGGAAGCCCGCCTCGGAGAGCCGGTCGAAGGCTTGTTCCAGGTAGGTGAATTTGAGGTAAAAGCGGGAGGTGTACTTCTCGGGGGGCCGGTCGGGGTCACGGCTCTCGTTGAGGGTCTCTCCGAAGACCTCCTTGGCCAGGGCGATCCTACCGCACACCATGATGCGGGCGACGCGGCGGAACTTGGCGTCCGCCTGGTTGTCCCGCACCGTGGTGTAGGAGCCGCGGTAGCCCACGGTGAGGAAGCCCGAGCGCTTGTCCAGCGCCGCCCGCTGAAGCCGGTCGCTGCTGCCCTGCGAGTTGCTATCCTCCAGGTCGCTCTGGCAGCCCTCGTCGTTGAGCGAGCTCTGCTTGGTGACCTTGGGCGACAGCAGCTTCACCAGGTCGCCCAGCTGGAAGTACTCGGCCTCCCGCAGGAGCCGTTCCTTCTCGGGGAAGTGCTCGGGCAGCGCCAGCTGCTTGTCCCGCAGGTAATCCAGCACGTACCTGAAGAGGAAGCCGTCGCGGTCGATGAAGAAGCGAGCCCGgctgtccctgggcagctgcCGGGCCGCTGCCGGGCCGCCCCGGCACGGGGAGAACATGGTGGCCAGCGTGCTGTCCGGGACGCTGAGCAGCGTGGAGTGCCTCGTCACGTACACCTGGCCCCCCACATTCAGCTCCACCACCTCGGGGAACGGCGAGCCCGACGGCCCCGATACCATATCGCTGATGGGCAGGATGCTGCCGCCCGCCTCCTTCAAAGCCATGGCTGCGAGCGGGCGGCCGCGAAGGAGGGTCTCCCTCCTAAAAAAGCCGgcctccctccacccctccttccctccctccctccctccctccctcctcctcctcctcctcctcctcctcctcctcctccttcttctcctccttctcctgcttcccccGCCGCCCGGCGCGCCCGGAAGCGCCTGGACGGAGCCGCTGCTCCGCCGCCCTCCGGCGCGGCAGCGGGCGGCAGGACCCCGGCCCGGGCGTCCCCTCGCTGCCCCGGCGGCGGGacgggctgggccgggctgggctctgggctggcccggcccggcgcgaCCCGACCCGAGCGCCCCCCGGCCCTGCCTGCTCCgcccggcggggcgcggggcccgCAGCCGCGCTGGCCTCGGGGCCGAGCGGCCGCCGGAGCCGGCTGCCACTTGGCAAAGCGCTGCCGCGCTGCCAGGCTCGGCCCAGGGAAGAGCCAAGCCCCTGCCCGGCTCCTCCCCTCGCTTTGGCTGACTGGCTTCggtttgaaattattttttttcccccccatgaAAATCTCCGAGCCTCCCCCAA is from Corvus moneduloides isolate bCorMon1 chromosome 5, bCorMon1.pri, whole genome shotgun sequence and encodes:
- the KCTD8 gene encoding BTB/POZ domain-containing protein KCTD8 isoform X2, yielding MALKEAGGSILPISDMVSGPSGSPFPEVVELNVGGQVYVTRHSTLLSVPDSTLATMFSPCRGGPAAARQLPRDSRARFFIDRDGFLFRYVLDYLRDKQLALPEHFPEKERLLREAEYFQLGDLVKLLSPKVTKQSSLNDEGCQSDLEDSNSQGSSDRLQRAALDKRSGFLTVGYRGSYTTVRDNQADAKFRRVARIMVCGRIALAKEVFGETLNESRDPDRPPEKYTSRFYLKFTYLEQAFDRLSEAGFHMVACNSTGTAAFINQYRDDKIWSSYTEYIFFTLLLYCLCESAKNVDLHLWWYRRTILEVTLLGLPRYPHSLTYSSFLTVQPKFSTFSS
- the KCTD8 gene encoding BTB/POZ domain-containing protein KCTD8 isoform X1, with translation MALKEAGGSILPISDMVSGPSGSPFPEVVELNVGGQVYVTRHSTLLSVPDSTLATMFSPCRGGPAAARQLPRDSRARFFIDRDGFLFRYVLDYLRDKQLALPEHFPEKERLLREAEYFQLGDLVKLLSPKVTKQSSLNDEGCQSDLEDSNSQGSSDRLQRAALDKRSGFLTVGYRGSYTTVRDNQADAKFRRVARIMVCGRIALAKEVFGETLNESRDPDRPPEKYTSRFYLKFTYLEQAFDRLSEAGFHMVACNSTGTAAFINQYRDDKIWSSYTEYIFFRPPQRTVSPKQDHEERKHDKVLDKGSESGTSCNELSTSSCDSHSEASTPQENATSTQPSTAHQPNTLTLDRPSKKAPVQWMPPPDKRRNSELFQTLISKSRETNLSKKKVCEKLSVEEEMRKCIQDFKKIHIPDYFPERKRPWQSELLQKYGL